One region of Candidatus Eisenbacteria bacterium genomic DNA includes:
- a CDS encoding VCBS repeat-containing protein, with protein sequence MNRSAWSTALIPLLLAAGVAAAFANGGPPPRPADARPFLPGAPLSESHGKRARAEALTAPAAQADTFRVAAILIEFPEDDDPATTGNGLFGDVLDANEYVYAGVFPEILDIPRDPEYFREQFRYLAQYYRKASYGRLEIVADVPETVFVAPESMAYYGDNDSATVRQAELFADAIEQADPLFDFGAYDGVVVIHAGVGEETDVNGDTPGDVWTAYLTRSDLAEAFADSGAEDAYRGIAAGDTTAAGDTIFLDRGVILPESDTQDDFPQWLLGVAAHMTGRLLGAPSLFDTDYDDGTSSQGIGNWGIMGTGLYNSGGILPPHPCAWVKVRLGWIEPTTVTRDTTVLLPPSERADSEPRIVKIPISETEYFLIENKHKDENGDGAFNFDDTDGDGILYPFRDSYEGAEFDWSLPAEGNAIGSGLLIWHIDETVIARSGDFQERNEVNADAHRKGVDLEEADGVQDLDEYPRSYDNFGSPFDAWWVSNRFLFDGGTSPSSANNAGGRTGIAIEVLSEADSLLIVSIRFEERPDGWSLPAQPGTRAVGPAAVSPQFFGFPPLYAFVYYDSAAGASFGDVRSFEEGASLQGWPLEIGGPVTAGSVLLRSADEEEYPPELVAPLDNGTVAKLTGGTGGIEILGEDAGPVDAHYLCAAEPLAEDPCAWVVSAVSRGGETVLYNRTSESGPMDTIAVLPGTATGPVSSGGLECTPVFFAATDAPLVAAVSYNGELLWSVTPAATPTPVITVSYVEEEIKEGIYRGGTAFVFAAGNRLHIRADGVDFPEEPLPLEGNASGPPAAGDLDGDGVAEIAVGTDEGVLHLFNRTGAPATGWPFRTGGDGIVGTPAIGDFDFDGEPEVVFGTEGGNLWLLRSGGEPEEGYPAALGGAPQGGVWMVAGEYENAWRTNVLVVSGRGAMDLRFFSGVNQPRIEWTGYQNGNGFAGRYAVGPIHQPSTSELLVEKETYVYPNPAGRGGDARIRYRVTAPCRVSIRIYDITGRMLRDFGEREVPAETGEAVWEICGEASGLYFARVEARGEDREGRKLIPFAVQK encoded by the coding sequence GTGAACCGGTCCGCATGGTCGACGGCATTGATTCCGCTCCTGCTCGCCGCCGGCGTCGCCGCGGCCTTCGCGAATGGAGGCCCTCCCCCGCGTCCGGCGGACGCCCGGCCCTTCCTTCCCGGAGCGCCGCTTTCCGAATCGCACGGAAAGCGCGCGCGCGCCGAGGCGCTTACCGCTCCGGCGGCGCAGGCGGACACCTTCCGCGTCGCCGCGATCCTGATCGAGTTCCCCGAGGACGACGACCCGGCCACCACCGGAAACGGCCTCTTCGGAGACGTTTTAGACGCGAATGAATATGTCTACGCCGGAGTCTTTCCGGAGATTCTCGATATCCCCCGCGACCCGGAGTACTTCCGGGAGCAGTTCCGCTATCTCGCCCAGTACTACCGGAAAGCCTCCTACGGGAGGCTGGAGATCGTCGCCGACGTTCCGGAGACGGTTTTCGTCGCCCCCGAATCGATGGCTTACTACGGCGACAACGACTCGGCGACGGTCCGGCAGGCGGAGCTCTTCGCCGACGCGATCGAACAGGCCGATCCGCTCTTCGATTTCGGCGCCTACGACGGCGTCGTGGTGATCCACGCGGGCGTGGGGGAGGAGACGGACGTGAACGGCGATACGCCGGGGGACGTCTGGACCGCCTACCTCACCCGCTCGGATCTGGCGGAAGCCTTCGCCGATTCCGGCGCGGAGGACGCCTACCGGGGAATCGCCGCCGGGGACACCACCGCGGCGGGCGACACGATCTTTCTGGACCGCGGGGTGATCCTCCCGGAGAGCGATACCCAGGATGATTTTCCCCAGTGGCTCCTCGGGGTGGCGGCGCATATGACCGGCCGCCTTCTCGGCGCCCCCTCCCTCTTCGACACGGACTACGACGACGGCACTTCCTCCCAGGGGATCGGCAACTGGGGGATCATGGGGACCGGTCTCTACAACTCCGGCGGCATCCTCCCGCCGCATCCCTGCGCATGGGTGAAGGTCCGTCTCGGCTGGATCGAGCCGACGACGGTGACCCGGGACACGACGGTCCTCCTCCCGCCGTCGGAGCGGGCCGATTCGGAGCCGAGGATCGTCAAGATCCCGATTTCCGAGACCGAATACTTTTTGATCGAAAACAAACACAAGGACGAGAACGGCGACGGCGCGTTCAATTTCGACGACACCGACGGCGACGGGATTCTCTATCCCTTCCGGGATTCCTACGAGGGAGCGGAGTTCGACTGGTCTCTCCCGGCGGAGGGGAACGCCATCGGCTCCGGGCTTTTGATCTGGCATATCGACGAGACGGTGATCGCCCGGTCCGGCGACTTTCAGGAACGGAACGAGGTGAACGCCGACGCGCACCGGAAGGGAGTGGACCTGGAGGAGGCGGACGGGGTCCAGGATCTGGACGAATATCCGCGCAGTTACGACAACTTCGGTTCCCCCTTCGACGCCTGGTGGGTTTCCAACCGTTTCCTCTTCGACGGCGGCACATCCCCGTCTTCGGCCAACAACGCCGGCGGGCGAACCGGGATCGCGATCGAGGTTCTCTCCGAGGCCGATTCGCTCCTCATCGTGTCGATCCGCTTCGAGGAGCGCCCCGATGGGTGGAGCCTTCCGGCGCAACCGGGGACGCGGGCCGTGGGTCCTGCGGCGGTGTCCCCCCAGTTTTTCGGCTTTCCTCCGCTCTACGCTTTCGTCTATTACGACTCCGCGGCCGGAGCTTCGTTCGGCGACGTCCGTTCTTTCGAGGAGGGGGCCTCGCTCCAAGGTTGGCCCCTCGAAATCGGCGGACCGGTCACGGCCGGTTCCGTGCTTCTCCGGTCGGCGGACGAGGAAGAGTATCCGCCGGAATTGGTCGCTCCCCTCGATAACGGTACGGTCGCGAAGCTGACGGGCGGAACCGGAGGGATCGAGATCCTGGGTGAGGACGCCGGACCGGTGGACGCGCACTACCTGTGCGCCGCCGAACCTCTGGCGGAAGATCCCTGCGCCTGGGTCGTCTCCGCCGTGTCCCGCGGCGGAGAGACGGTTCTTTACAACCGAACCTCCGAGTCGGGCCCGATGGACACGATCGCCGTGCTCCCCGGAACCGCCACCGGTCCCGTCTCCTCCGGCGGCTTGGAATGCACGCCGGTCTTCTTCGCCGCCACCGACGCGCCTCTCGTTGCGGCCGTCTCCTATAATGGAGAACTCCTCTGGTCCGTCACCCCCGCAGCGACTCCGACGCCGGTCATCACCGTGTCGTATGTCGAGGAAGAGATCAAGGAGGGCATTTACCGGGGCGGCACCGCGTTCGTTTTCGCCGCGGGGAACAGGCTCCACATCCGCGCCGACGGCGTGGATTTCCCGGAAGAGCCGCTCCCTCTCGAGGGGAACGCCTCGGGCCCGCCCGCGGCGGGTGATCTGGACGGCGACGGCGTCGCCGAGATCGCCGTCGGCACGGACGAGGGCGTCCTCCACCTCTTCAACCGGACAGGCGCGCCCGCAACCGGCTGGCCCTTCCGGACCGGCGGGGACGGGATCGTCGGAACGCCGGCGATCGGCGATTTCGACTTCGACGGCGAACCGGAGGTCGTCTTCGGCACGGAAGGGGGGAACCTCTGGCTCCTCCGCTCCGGCGGCGAGCCGGAGGAGGGATACCCGGCGGCGCTGGGCGGCGCGCCCCAAGGGGGCGTCTGGATGGTCGCCGGCGAATACGAGAACGCCTGGCGGACGAACGTACTCGTCGTCTCCGGCCGGGGCGCGATGGACCTCCGCTTCTTTTCGGGTGTGAACCAACCGCGGATCGAATGGACCGGCTACCAGAACGGGAACGGCTTTGCAGGGCGGTACGCCGTCGGGCCCATACATCAGCCCTCCACCTCGGAGCTCCTCGTCGAGAAGGAGACATACGTCTATCCCAATCCGGCGGGGCGCGGCGGCGACGCGAGGATCCGCTACCGGGTGACCGCCCCCTGCCGCGTTTCGATCCGGATCTACGACATCACCGGTCGGATGCTCCGCGATTTCGGCGAGAGGGAGGTTCCCGCCGAAAC
- a CDS encoding MarR family transcriptional regulator, translating to MISHVPPPGNGDEDLLSLRVARISHVFANAVREILETRILRECAPAPLSIHQVHLLKLIEMNGSARVGEVAGFLGVSAPAASKNVDKLARLGLLDRITPAEDRRSIDLRITAEGREFLRLYRERRVSGLQPVLGNLTDQERVDLASLLGRFTTLLLRREEGDGKPCLRCGGLVATNCPFEKEVGPCPYHRGGRESTGSSG from the coding sequence GTGATCAGTCACGTTCCACCCCCGGGGAACGGCGACGAAGACCTGCTTTCCCTCCGAGTCGCGCGCATCAGTCACGTCTTCGCGAACGCCGTTCGTGAGATCCTCGAGACGCGCATTCTTCGCGAGTGCGCGCCCGCGCCTCTTTCCATCCATCAGGTGCACCTCCTCAAGCTGATCGAGATGAACGGCAGCGCCCGCGTCGGCGAGGTGGCCGGTTTTCTCGGCGTCAGCGCCCCCGCGGCGTCGAAGAACGTGGACAAACTCGCCCGCCTCGGCCTTCTCGACCGGATCACGCCCGCCGAGGATCGCCGCAGCATCGATCTCCGAATCACGGCCGAGGGCCGGGAATTTCTCCGGCTTTACCGGGAACGCCGGGTGTCGGGTCTTCAACCCGTGCTCGGAAACTTGACGGATCAAGAACGCGTCGATCTCGCCTCTCTTCTGGGACGGTTCACCACGCTGCTTCTCCGGCGGGAGGAAGGGGACGGGAAACCCTGCCTTCGCTGCGGCGGCCTGGTCGCGACGAACTGTCCCTTCGAGAAGGAGGTCGGCCCATGCCCCTACCACCGGGGGGGGCGGGAATCGACCGGTTCATCCGGTTGA
- a CDS encoding ferredoxin family protein yields MTHGTEARRYWRTPLDKDRVAVRHGSIHILEERCKGCAYCVEHCPLDVLRLSTRFNLKGYHPPEVAREETCVACHLCEVLCPEFAIFVTDGTEGETGRPPIPENLPDGEGIS; encoded by the coding sequence ATGACGCACGGCACGGAGGCGCGGCGCTACTGGAGAACGCCGCTGGACAAGGACCGCGTCGCCGTCCGGCACGGGTCCATTCACATCCTGGAGGAGCGCTGCAAGGGCTGCGCCTACTGCGTGGAGCACTGTCCCTTGGACGTGCTCCGCCTCTCCACGCGATTCAATCTGAAGGGCTATCATCCCCCCGAGGTGGCGCGAGAGGAGACCTGCGTCGCCTGCCATCTCTGCGAAGTGCTCTGCCCCGAGTTCGCCATCTTCGTGACCGACGGGACGGAGGGGGAAACCGGCCGGCCTCCCATCCCGGAGAACCTGCCGGACGGGGAGGGCATCTCTTGA
- a CDS encoding 2-oxoacid:acceptor oxidoreductase subunit alpha yields the protein MNAHPEGVLTGAHYLDGDHAAAEGALAAGCRFFAGYPITPSTEIAERVSRRFPKVGGVYIQMEDEMASMAAILGASWGGVKSMTCTSGPGFSLMMENLGLGLMMEVPCVLVNVQRGGPSTGLPTMVGQADMMQARYGSHGDYAIIALAPNSPQECFDRTIQAFNLSERYRLPVLVMMDECVGHMTEKVVIPPPEEIDIVERRITSLPPGEYLPYAPNGDGVPDMVMVGDGYRIHSTGLTHDERGYPMMTAEVQDRLVRRLKDKIEKNADDIIDVESNRLDDAEVVVLSYGITSRVARAAVDAARAEGIRVGELRLVTVWPFPEKLVRELAERVSAIVVPEINLGQVVLEAERVVGGRAAVLPVTHAGGWVHDPAAILGAIREGTRAGKKGGPSPGKVRRKRKGGAS from the coding sequence TTGAACGCCCACCCGGAAGGCGTGCTGACCGGCGCCCACTACCTCGACGGGGACCACGCCGCCGCCGAGGGCGCCCTCGCCGCCGGATGCCGTTTCTTCGCCGGCTACCCGATCACCCCCTCCACGGAGATCGCCGAGCGGGTCTCCCGCCGCTTTCCCAAGGTGGGGGGCGTCTACATCCAGATGGAAGACGAGATGGCCTCCATGGCCGCCATCCTGGGCGCCTCCTGGGGGGGCGTGAAATCGATGACATGCACATCCGGCCCCGGTTTCTCGCTGATGATGGAGAACCTGGGGCTCGGCCTGATGATGGAGGTCCCCTGCGTGCTCGTGAACGTGCAGCGCGGCGGTCCCTCCACGGGGCTCCCCACCATGGTGGGCCAGGCGGATATGATGCAGGCGCGCTACGGCTCTCACGGCGACTACGCGATCATTGCGCTCGCCCCCAACTCCCCCCAAGAATGTTTTGACCGAACCATTCAAGCATTCAATCTTTCGGAGCGGTACAGGCTCCCCGTGCTCGTGATGATGGACGAGTGCGTGGGCCACATGACCGAGAAGGTGGTGATCCCGCCGCCGGAGGAGATCGACATCGTGGAGCGGCGGATCACCTCTCTGCCGCCGGGGGAGTACCTTCCCTACGCGCCGAACGGCGACGGGGTGCCGGACATGGTGATGGTCGGCGACGGGTACCGGATCCACAGCACCGGTCTTACCCACGACGAGCGGGGTTATCCGATGATGACCGCGGAGGTTCAGGACCGCCTCGTCCGCCGCCTCAAGGACAAGATCGAGAAGAACGCCGACGACATTATCGACGTGGAATCGAACCGGCTCGACGACGCCGAGGTGGTGGTGCTCAGTTACGGCATCACCTCGCGCGTCGCCCGGGCCGCCGTGGACGCCGCGCGCGCCGAAGGGATCCGCGTGGGCGAACTCCGGCTCGTCACGGTCTGGCCCTTCCCGGAAAAGCTGGTTCGCGAACTCGCCGAACGGGTCTCCGCCATCGTGGTTCCCGAGATCAACCTTGGCCAGGTGGTTCTCGAAGCGGAGCGGGTCGTCGGAGGGCGCGCCGCCGTTCTGCCGGTCACGCACGCCGGCGGCTGGGTGCACGATCCGGCGGCGATCCTCGGCGCGATCCGCGAGGGAACGCGCGCCGGAAAGAAAGGGGGCCCGTCGCCGGGCAAGGTGCGGAGGAAAAGGAAAGGGGGCGCATCATGA